The Actinomadura graeca nucleotide sequence CTGAACCGCATCTACCGCCTGCGCGGCGACGAGACGGCCCCGGTGCCCTTCGGCGACGTCCGGGTGATCGACTCCCGGCAGTCCCGCAACTGGTGGGCGCCCGCCCTGCGCCCCCTCCCCCCGCGCCTGCGCACCCCCCTCGTCCACGCGACGCACGTGTGGCGGATCGGCCGCGCGGTCGCCGCCGGGCACGGCGTCGTCGCGCACACCCGCGGCACCTGGCCCCACATCCTGCACTGCTTCTCCTGGCTGGCCCGCCTGCGCGGCGGCGAGGTGCACCTCGTCCTCATCGACGTCGACCCCGAGACCGCGCGCGCCGGGCAGGTCGCGCGCGGCCGGGTCGTCACCGGCGCCACGTTCGCCCGCCACTGCCGGCGGTGGCTGCCGCTGGTCGAGCGCGCCCGCGGCGGCACCCTGCCGCCCGCCGCCGGCGTCACCGTCCTGGACCGTGACGCCGCCGACAGGCTCAAGGTCATCCGGTTCGGCTGACCGCGGACGGCCGGACGGGGGAATCCGGGGCAGCGCGTGGCCGAGGCGAGGTGGGGCGCCGGGAAACCGATCTATAGGGTCGTGGGGCACGGATTCGACGAGAGGCGGCAGCATGGGGCAGCAGGTACGCGGGGTCGTCGCACCGGGACGGGGCGAGCCGGTGCGGATCGAGACGGTCACGATCCCCGACCCCGGGCCGGGCGAGGCGGTCGTGCGGATCCAGGCATGCGGGGTCTGCCATACCGACCTGCACTACCGCGAGGGCGGGATCAACGACGAGTTCCCCTTCCTGCTCGGGCATGAGGCCGCCGGGGTCGTGGAGGCGGTGGGCGCCGGCGTGGGCGAGGTCGAGCCCGGCGACTTCGTCATCCTGAACTGGCGGGCGGTGTGCGGGCGGTGCCGGGCGTGCCGGCGCGGGCGCCCCTGGTACTGCTTCGACACGCACAACGCCGCGCAGAAGATGACCCTGGAGGACGGCACGGCGCTGTCGCCCGCGCTCGGGATCGGGGCGTTCGCGGACAAGACGCTCGTGGCCGCGGGGCAGTGCACCAAGGTCGACCCGGCCGCCGCGCCCGCGGCCGCCGGGCTGCTGGGCTGCGGCGTGATGGCCGGGCTCGGCGCGGCGATCAACACCGGCGGGGTCGGGCGCGGCGACTCGGTCGCGGTGATCGGCTGCGGCGGCGTCGGGGCGGCGGCGGTCCTCGGGGCCCGGCTCGCGGGCGCGGCGAAGATCATCGCGATCGACCTGGACGAGCGCAAGCTCGCGTCCGCGACGTCCCTGGGCGCCACGCACACCGTGCACGCCGCGGACGCCGACGTGGTCGAGGCCGTCCGGGACCTCACCGGGGGCTTCGGCGCGGACGTCGTCATCGACGCGGTCGGGCGCCCGGAGACCTACCGGCAGGCGTTCTACGCGCGGGACCTCGCCGGGACGGTCGTGCTCGTCGGCGTCCCCACGCCGGAGATGCGGCTGGAGCTGCCGCTGCTGGACGTGTTCGGGCGCGGAGGGTCGCTGAAGTCGTCCTGGTACGGCGACTGCCTGCCGTCCCGCGACTTCCCGATGCTCATCGACCTCTACCTCCAGGGGCGGCTCGACCTGGACGCGTTCGTGTCCGAGACGATCACGCTGGACGACGTGGAGGCGGCCTTCGAGAAGATGCACCACGGCGACGTGCTGCGCTCGGTGGTGCTCCTCTGATGGCCGCCCGCATCGACCATCTCGTGACGTCCGGCACGTTCTCGCTGGACGGGGGGACGTGGGAGGTCGACAACAACGTGTGGATCGTCGGGGACGACGCGGAGGCGCTCGTCATCGACGCCGCGCACGACGCCGGCGCCATCGCCGAGGCGCTCGGAGGGCGCAGGCTGGTGGCCATCGTGTCCACGCACGGCCACGACGACCACATCGACGCCGCGCCGGAGCTGGCGGCGCGCACGGGCGCGCCCGTCCTGCTGCACCCGGACGACCTGATGCTGTGGGAGCGGCGCCATCCGGGGACCACGCCGGACGGGGAGCTGGCCGACGGCCAGGTGATCACCGTCGCCGGTACCGATCTGACCGTCCTGCACACGCCGGGGCACAGTCCCGGGGCGGTCTGCCTGCACGCCCCCGCGCTGGAGACGGTCTTCTCCGGCGACACCCTGTTCCAGGGCGGGCCGGGCGCGACCGGCCGGTCGTTCTCCGACTTCCCGACCATCATCGAGTCGATCCGCGGGCGGCTGCTCACGCTGCCCGCCGGGACCGTCGTCCGCACGGGCCACGGCGACCCGACCACCATCGGCGCCGAGGCACCGCATCTGGAGGAGTGGGTGGCGCGCGGCCACTGACCCGCGCACGGGCGGCGTCCTCCGGGGGAGGCGCCGCCTTCGTGCCCGTCAGCGGGGGGAATAGGCGCGGAGGAAGGCGTCGATCCCCTCGGCGACGGCCGTGTCCTGCTCCTCGGCGGAGATCGTCCGGTTGCCCAGCTCGGAGCGGGCCACCAGCTCGTGGGTGAGCAGGGCGATGAAGTGCCCGGCGGCCCGGTCGGGGTCGGCGATCTCCAGGAGCCCGGCGTTGCCGAGGCGGGCGAGGCGCCCCGCGAGGGCGTCGGCGATCTGGCCGGCGCCGTTGGCCCGGACGGTGGCGTACAGGTCGGGAAAGCGGACGGACTCGGCGTAGAGCAGCCGCTGCAACGCCCATGACTCGGGCCGGTGGAAGCACCCGACGAGCCGCGGGGCCACGGCCAGCAGGCCGTCCCGCAGGGACCCGGCGTCACCGGGGTCGCCCGGGAAGCCCTCCAGGGCGGCCAGGAACGTCGCGCTGGTCTCCCGCGCGGCGTCGATCATGATCTGCCGGAACAGGTTCTCCTTCCCGCCGAGGTGGTTGTAGATCGTCGGCTTCGCGACGCCCGCCTCCGCGGCGATCATGTCGATGCTCGCCCGCTCGTAGCCCTCGCGGGAGAACACGCGCAGCGCCGCGTCCAGGATCGCCGCCCGCTTGTCCAGCCGGCCCCGGGACCGCTCCCCGGTCATCTCGCCCGCGCTCACATCGCCATGCTACCGTGACGCCCACAGCATTGAACTAGTCAGTTCAATCCAATGAACTAGGAGTTCAGATGGACGCGGAGGACCGGATCGACGGGCCGCTGGCGCGGCTCATCGGGGTGATGATGCTGGGCGGCTTCATGGCGCTGCTGGACGCGACGATCGTCAACGTCGGCATCGGCACGCTGGCCGCGCACTTCGGCGCGCCGCTGGACACCGTCGAGTGGACGGCCAGCGCCTACATGCTGACGCTGGCCGCGGCGATCCCGGTGAGCGGCTGGGCCGTCGACCGGTACGGCGGGCGCGCGGTGTGGCTCGCCGGGCTCGCGCTGTTCACCGCGGGGTCCCTGCTCTGCGCGCTCGCCTGGGACGCGGGGGCCCTGATCGCGTTCCGGGTGGTGCAGGGCCTCGGCGGCGGCCTGATGGAGCCCACCCTGCTGACCGTGCTCGCCCGCGCCGCCGGGCCGCGGCGGGCGGGCCGGACGATGGCGCTGATGTCGGTCCCGATGACGCTCGGCCCGATCCTCGGCCCGGTGGCCGGCGGGCTGATCAACGAGTACCTGCCCTGGCGGTGGATGTTCCTGGTCAACCTGCCGGTGGGCGCGCTCGCCATCGCGCTCGCGGTGCGGTCCGTCCCGCGCGGCGCGCCGGACGGGACGGCCCGCAGGCCGCTCGACGTGCTCGGCCTGCTGCTGCTCAGCCCCGGCTGCGTCGCGGTGATGTACGGGCTCTCCCAGGCGGCGACGGCCGGGTTCGGCGCGCCGCGCGTGGTCGCCGGCATCGCGCTGGGCGCAGCACTCGTCCTGGCCTACGTCGTGCACGCGCTGCGGCCCCGCGTCGCGCCGCTGGTGGACCTGCGGCTGCTGTCGATCCGCCCGTACGCGGCGAGCGTCGCGGTGATGACGCTCGTCGGCGGCGTGCTGTTCGCGCTGCTGTTCCTCATCCCGCTCTATTACCAGCAGGTCCAGGGACACGGCGTCCTGTCGGCCGGGCTGCTGCTCGTCCCGCAGGGGGTCGGCGCGTTCTTCGGCATGCCCATCGCCGGACGGCTCAGTGACCGCGTCGGCGCACGCGCGCTGGTCCCCGCCGGCGGCGCGATCGTCGTGCTCACCACCCTCGCCTACACCCAGGCCGGGACGGACACGAGCCCGCTCTGGCTGGGAGCGTGCTCGGTGCTGTGCGGTCTCGGGCTGGGCTTCATCGGCGCGCCGACGATGGCCTCGGTCTACCGGTCGGTCCCGGCGGAGTCGACCTCCAGCGCGACCGGGACGCTGTACGTCCTCAACCAGATCGGCGCGGCGCTCGGCATCACGGTCGTGACCCTCCTGCTGCAGGATCGCGTCTCGGACGGGGCGTCCCGGGCGGAGGCGTTCGGCACGGCGTTCTGGTGGATGGTCTTGGCGGCGGCGGTGCTGGTCGTCGCCGCGTTCTCGCTGCCGGGCCGTCCGGACAGGGGCGCCGCGATAGGGTCCGCGGTGGCGGAGGAGCCCGCGCGGGACTCCGCGGTGAGCTGACTTCACGGCGAGCTTCGGGGGTGGGATGCGGCCCAGAGCACCGGTCGCGCTGTGCGTGGCCGTCACCGTGGCCATGGGGGGATGCGGGCAGAACACCCAAGGCCCGTCCGGCGAGCTGGCGGTCCCCCCACCCACCGTGGCCGCCCCCGAACCGGCCCCCTCCCCCACAGCATCACCCACGGCAGCGGCCGCCGTCCCAGACGGCAAGCCCCTCGGACGACCGGGCAAGTGGCGCATCACCACCTACTACACGGCGTCGCAGAGCCTCTACCGGGGCAAGCCCAAGGCGGTGCGCGGCTGCCTGAAGTTCCACTGCTCGCACGGGAAGGACCCGCTGGGCTCCTACCCTGAGGACTTCCTCAAAGTGATCCAGACCGAGGGCAGCGGGCGCATCACGTCCGGGCCGGAGCGCGGCCGCTACCTCAACTGGTCGTCCAGCGTCGGCTTCTGGCTGGACGACACCACACGCGACTCGGCGGGACGGCCGCTGCGGGCCTGGACGTCGGCGGCGGCCGACAGGTCCGTCCTCGCGCGGGGCCAGCGGTTCGCGATCACCGGCTGCGGACGGGAGGGGAACGGCCGCCGGGTCGAGGCGAAGGTGTGCCGCGCGTTCCAAAAGGCCCGCTGGACGGTCACCGACCTGTTCCGCCCCGGATACGGCGGGGAGGACCACGCCGACGTCTACATCGGCGAGGAACGCGGCTCCCGCCTGTCCGGATCCCCGTTCTACACAACCCTGCGCGGCGCCACCCTAGGCCCATCCTGAGCAAGGCGCTGCACCGAAGACGAGAGCCGTTTTTCTGTTTCAGGGCAACCGCACCGGTGGTGAGGACGTCTCATTCACGTAATTCACTGCGATCCGGGGAGCGAAATGCCCGAAATGAAGCCTCTTGGGCCAGACGACCCGGAATACGTGGGGGATTACCGGATCATCGGCCGGCTGGGGGCGGGGGGGCAGGGCAGTGTCTATTTAGCCGTCGACGCCGAAGGCAGGCGGGTGGCCGTCAAACGACTGCATCCACATCTGGCCGGGAACACCTGGGCCCGGACCCAGTTCGTCAAGGAGGCCCGTGCCGCCCAGCGGGTCCGCCAGTTCTGCACCGCGAGAGTGATGGCGGTCGCCACCGACGAATCGGCCCCCTACGTCGTCAGTCAATTCGTCGAAGGACGCACGCTCCTCGAAGCCCTGGACACCGATGGCCCCTACGAGCCACTTGAGCTCGAACGTCTCGCCGTGAGCACGCTCAACGCGCTCGTGGCCATCCACGCGGCGGGCATCGTCCACTGCGATTTCAAACCCGGGAACATCATCGTCAGCCCGCACGGGCTCCGGGTGATCGACTTCGGTATCGCGCGGGCGCTCGAAACCCTCGATCCCGCCATCAGCCGCCAGATCGGCACCCCCGCCTACATGGCCCCCGAGCAGATCCAGATGGGCGAGGTGGGCACCCACACCGATCTCTTCTCCTGGGCATCCACCATGGTCTTCGCCGCCACGGGAATGCCACCGTTCGGACACGGCGACAACGGCGCCGCCGTCATGCACCGGATCGTCACCACCGAACCCGAGTTGGAAGGCGTGCCTCAACCGCTGCGCACCCTGGTGGAACTGGCCTTCGCCAAGGACGGCCGGGAGCGTCCAACGGCCTCCCAGACGCTCCTGGCGCTCCTCACCGACACCAGACCTCACGCCGAGCAGACCCGGGCGGACCCGCCCAACCACTCCCCCGCCGCTCCCACTGTGACGGACCGCCCCAAATGGCGGCGCACCATCGCGGTATCGGCCAGTGCCATCCTGCTCATGGTCGCGAGCGTCGGGGCTGCCGTGCTTCTCACAGACAACGAGCGGCCCGTCGTCCCGGATCGGCCGAAGACCTGGCCTCTTAAGATGGGCGAAAAGGTGGGCTCCAGCGGCGACGGCCGCGGCTCCATCTCCGGCCCGGGCGAGAAGGACCGGTACGAGTTCGACTTTCTTCACTCGGGCGCTTTGAACGCCGTCCAGTTCGTTGCGCTCGGCACCAACAAGAACAGGAAACCGCTCTATCAGCCCAGCCTGTCCTTCACACTCCGGGACGAGCACGGCCAGCCCGTCGGCCAGCCCTACCCCAACCAGTTCAGCGACACCACCCTTAAGATCGACAAGCCGGGCCGCTACCAGTTGGAGGTCACCGGAACCGCAAGCGTCAAGAACTATTCCTTTCTCTTGCAGGAGACTGCGGTGCACAAACTGATCGTCAAAGCCTCGGAGCGGCTGGGCGGCGGTCACCCCGATCCCTGGGTCGGCACCCTGGATCACCCCGGCGAAGAACACGAGTTCACGTTCAGAACACCGCTGCTGACCACACGGCTGCGTTTTGCCGTTCATGGTTCATGTGAGCGTTCCAAAATTCACTGGAGACTAGCCTCGAACGAGAGCGGACCCCAGGACGGCGACTTCTGCGACCTCGGGGACCAATCCTTCCCGGTCGAGGCCGGTGGCGACCAGTGGACCCTGACCCTTGCGACGTCCAGTGGCAACGTCTCCGCCGTCACCAATTACGACTTCTCTGTCGAGTTGGCGTTCGACCTCAAGTAGACCCTGGAGCCGCAGACCACTCACCGCCTTCCCGCCCGCGTCCATGGCAGGGGGCCAGACCACCGTCCCGGGTTGCAGATCGCGGCGAACCGCGCCCAGCTCGCCGGAGGATTCCTGCTGGCCGCCGAGGTGCCGCTGATCTCGGCGCTGCGGCGCCGTCCGCCCGCCGACATCCGTTCCTGTCCGGACCTCATGAGCGGATTGGGGGCCGGTTGGTGCGGACGTCCCGCCCACCTGTCTTGGCGTCCCGGTGGGCTCACCTCTGGGCGCTATCGAACAGGCGTCCGGGAAAGATTGACCGGGCGGTCAATCAGGGAACTGACCGGGTGAACGAAAACTCCATACTGGAGGTGGCGGATGGAACGGTTCGCATGGCAGGACGGGGTGGCCTTCCTGGCCGGCCTCGCCGCGCTCCTGGCCCCCGGGTTGTGGGCCGATGACGCCGGCAAGCAGCCGCTGATGGTGCTGGGCGCCCTGCTCGCGGCCGCGGGGCTGTACGCGCTGCTCGGCGCGGCCGGGCCCACGGCCTGGACGGCGACCGCGTTCGCACTGCTGATCTTCGTGGCGCCGTGGGCGTTCGGGTTCAGCGGCGAGGACGCCGGGGCCTGGACGGCGTGGATCGCGGGCGGCGTCGCTACTATCGTCGGCGTGTGGGGTGCGACCCGGGCGCGCGGAGGCGGCGAGGCCGCGGCCTGACCCACCCCGAGACCGACGAGACCGACACAGAGACCGACACGTGGTCCCCGGGCGCGAGAGCGCCCCGGGACCCAGCGGCCGTTTCGGGGGCGGAGCCGATGAGCGCATCCGGCGGGACCGGCACGGCCGACTCGCGCACGAGGATCCTGGACGCGGCCGAGGCGCTGTTCGCCGACCGCGGCTACGAGGCCAGTTCCACCGCCCGCATCGCCGGGCACGCGCAGGTCCCGAAGGGCCTGGTGTTCCACTACTTCCCGCAGAAGATCGACGTCCTGGTGGCACTGGTCGACGAGCGGACGTTCGTCGAGGAGCTGCCGGACGGCGCCGTCGAGGCGCTGCCGGGCGACCCCGCGGGCACGCTGTCGCGGCTGGCGCGCCGCCTCCCGCTGCACGCCTCGCCCGCGATGCGGCGGATCCTGTTCCGCGAGGCCGACACGCACCGGTCGGTCCGGGAGAGGCTCGGGCGGCTGAACGGCGAGGTGTTCCGGCGCGCGCGGCACGCCCTCGAACTGGCCCTGCCCGGCGCGCGCGGCGACCAGGCCCGGCTGGAGGTCGCGGCCGCCACGTTCACCGCCGTCCTGATCTACCAGGAGAACCTGGCGTCCCTCACGGGGCAGCACATGGACCCCGACGCCGTGGCCGACCTCATCGCGCGCGCCCTGGGCGCCTGACCCCGGCGGGGACGGGTCAGGGGCGGATCGGCTCCAGCATGCGGTGCGGTGAGCGGAGCGCGACGCTGACCGGGTCGTCGCGGTAGAGCGCGCCGGGGCCGGCGTGGATCTCCAGGTCGCGCAGGGGGACCGCGCGGCCGCAGGACGGGCAGGTGCCGTCGACCTCCACCGGCGTGCCGCAGCCGGCGTGGACGAAGATGCGGCACACCTCGGCGGACAGGTGCCGCTCCCCCCAGCAGGAGAGCGCGTGCACGACGGGGAACAGCTCCTCGCCCATCTCGGTGAGCACGTAGTCGTGGCCGTCCTTGACCAGGACGCCGGTCTCCACCAGTGCCTGCAGCCGCGCCGAGAGCACCGCGCGGGGGATGTCCAGCCGGGCCAGGAAGTCGCTGAACCGGCGCACGCCGTACATGGCGTCGCGGACGATCAGCAGCGTCCAGCGCTCCCCCACGACCTCCAGCGCCCGGGCCAGCGAGCAGTCCTGCGCCACGTAGTCCTTGCCGAGTGCCATGCAGGTCACACTACCGCCCCTGAGGTTCATTCACCGAACCGGATCATGCTACGGTCGGAGATCAAGTTCGTTCACCGAACCGGATCCGCCACTCGATCCTGGGAGACCGCATGACGACCCTGGCGACCCCCCGCGCCGGTCACCGCGCGCCGGGCTCCACCGCCGCGCTGGTGCTGCCCGCCGCCGCGACGCTGCTGGCGCTGATGTACACCGCGCCGATGGCGGTGCTGACCGACACCGCGCGGGGGCTGCACGCGGGCGGGACCGCCCGGATCTGGCTGATGAGCTCGATCAGCCTCGGCCTGGCCGCGGCGCTGCTGGCGCTCGGCAGCCTCGCCGACGACCACGGGCGCCGCCGCGTGTTCACGCTCGGCGCCGGCGCGCTCGCCGCCTCCAGCATCGCCTGCGCCGTGGCGCCGACCGCCCTCGTGTTCGTCATCGGGCGGATCGTGCAGGGCGCGGCGAGCGCGGCGCTGCTGGCCGCGGGGCTCGGCACCGTCGCCGCCGTGTTCGCGCCCGGGCCGCGCCGTGCGCACGCCACCGGCGTCTGGGGGGCGATGCTCGGGCTCGGCATCGCGCTCGGCCCGATCGCCGCGGCGGGCACCGCCGCGGCCGGGAACTGGCGCGTCTGGTACTGGCTCGCGGCCGCGGCGGCGGTCGCGCTGGGCGCGGCCGCCCGGACCCTGCCCGAGTCGCGGGCGGCCCGGCCGCGCGGCCTGGACCTGCCGGGCGTGGCCACCCTCGGCCTGGGCGTCGCGGCGCTGGTCGCGGCGATCACCTGGGGACGGGTGGGCTGGACCCGCCCGGCCGTCCTCGCGCTGTTCGCCGCGGCGGCGGTGCTGCTGGCCGCGTTCACCGCGGTCGAGGGGCGGCGCCGGGACCCGATGCTGGACCTCGGGCTGTTCCGGCGGGCGGCGTTCCTGCTGTCGGTCATCGGCGCGCTGATCACCGGGCTGGCCGTGATCGGGGTGATGAGCTACCTGGCCACGGTGATGACCATCGTCCTCGGCCTGTCCCCGCTCGCGGCGGCGCTCGTGCTGGCGATCTGGTCGGTGCTGTCGTTCGCCGCGGCGCTGCAGGCGCGCCGCCTGCCGTCGCGGCTGCCCGCCGGGCGGCTGCTCGCCGCGGGGCTCGCGCTGAGCGCGGCGGGCGAGCTGGCGATGCTCGGGCTGGCGCCGGACGCGCACTGGTGGCGCCTCGCCCCGGGCCTGGCGCTGTCGGGGGCCGGCAGCGGCCTGGCGAACGCGATGCTCGCCCGGCTCGCCGTGGAGAGCGTCCCCGCCGACCGTGCCGGCATGGGCTCGGGCGCCAACAACACCGCCCGCTACATCGGCGCGTCCGTGGGCGTCGCGGTCGTCGGCGCCATCGCCACGGGGGGCGGCGACGGCCCGTCCGGGCTGGCGCACGGCACGAACGTCGCGATGCTCGCCTCCGCGGTCGTCGCGCTGGCCAGCGCCGCGCTGGCGGCCGCGCTCAGGCCGGCCCCCCGATGAGCGCCGCGCGCCGGACCGGCGCGCTCGGTCGCCGGCGGGGGCGGACGATCCGCCGGCGGCCGTGTGATCCACCTCATCCCTGAGGGGTATGCGACGGTTCGCCCCGGGGAGTGAGGCAGGCGACGTCCCTGGTTGCCTATAACCGAGATATGACGACGACGACCCCTCGCCTGCCCCGCGAGGACCTCAGGGCGGCCCTGGCGGCCCGGCGCGAGCTCGGCCCCGACTACGACGAGGCGTTCATCGAGACGGTCGTGAGCCGCATCGAGGAGACGCTGGCCGTCCGCGCGGGCGGCGCGGCCATGCCGGAGCCGGAGCCCCGGAGGCCGCGCCGGGCCGCCGGTGAGCGTGACCACAGCCTGGCGATGGCGGTGCTGTCGCTGCTGGCGGCGATCCCGCTCAGCGCCATCGCCGTGGTGAACGCCGGGCTGCCGGGCCTGCTGTTCACCTGCACGATGATCGTGCTGGTGAACGTCACCTACACCTGCCGGCCCCGCCGCCCCTGACCGTCCGCCCCGCCCGGCCGCGGCGGGCGCCTCACCTGCCCGGCTCGGGATCGCGGGGCAGGCCGAGCAGCCGCTCGCCGATGATGTTGAGCTGCACCTCCGTGGTGCCGCCGTAGATCGTCATCGCGCGGCTGAACAGCATGGCGCGCGCCATCAGGCCGCTCTCGGCCAACGGCACCTCCGTGGCCGCCGCCGGGCCCTGCGCCGCCCAGCAGTGGTCGGCGACGTCCTGGTTGAACTGGACGCCGAGCAGCTTGCGGACGCTGGCCTCCGCGCCCGGCTCCACGCCGTTCAGCTGCTTGAGCGTGGCGCGCAGGCCGAGCAGGTCGATCGAGTGCCCCTGCGCGACGAGCCCGCCCACCTCGGCCGCGGCGACCGCGTCCGGCGTCCGGCCCGCGTAGAACGCCAGCAGCTCGGGGACGCCCATGCCGAGGCCGCCGCCGGTCGACAGCGACACCCGCTCGTTCGACAGGGTGTTGCGCGCGACCTGCCAGCCCCGGCCCGGCTCCCCCACGACCTGGTCGTCGGGGACGAACACGCCGTCGAGGAACACCTCGTTGAAGATCGCCTCGCCGGTGAGCTCCCGGAGCGGGCGGACGTCCACGCCCTCGGACGCCATGTCCACCAGGAAGTAGGTGATCCCGTCGTGCTTGGGGGCGCCGGGGTCGGTGCGGGCGAGGCAGAAACCCCAGTCGGCCATCTGCGCGACGGACGTCCAGGTCTTCTGGCCGGTGAGCCGCCAGCCGCCCTCGGCCCGCTCGGCCCGCATCGACAGCGAGGCCAGGTCGGAGCCCGCGCCCGGCTCGGAGAACAGCTGGCACCACGACATCCGCCCGCGCAGCGTCGGGCGCAGGAACCGCTCCTTCTGCTCCGGTGTCCCGTACCGGACGAGGGAGGGCACCAGCCAGGCGCCGATCAGCAGGTTCGGCGCCTTGATCCCG carries:
- a CDS encoding winged helix-turn-helix transcriptional regulator, with protein sequence MALGKDYVAQDCSLARALEVVGERWTLLIVRDAMYGVRRFSDFLARLDIPRAVLSARLQALVETGVLVKDGHDYVLTEMGEELFPVVHALSCWGERHLSAEVCRIFVHAGCGTPVEVDGTCPSCGRAVPLRDLEIHAGPGALYRDDPVSVALRSPHRMLEPIRP
- a CDS encoding MFS transporter, yielding MTTLATPRAGHRAPGSTAALVLPAAATLLALMYTAPMAVLTDTARGLHAGGTARIWLMSSISLGLAAALLALGSLADDHGRRRVFTLGAGALAASSIACAVAPTALVFVIGRIVQGAASAALLAAGLGTVAAVFAPGPRRAHATGVWGAMLGLGIALGPIAAAGTAAAGNWRVWYWLAAAAAVALGAAARTLPESRAARPRGLDLPGVATLGLGVAALVAAITWGRVGWTRPAVLALFAAAAVLLAAFTAVEGRRRDPMLDLGLFRRAAFLLSVIGALITGLAVIGVMSYLATVMTIVLGLSPLAAALVLAIWSVLSFAAALQARRLPSRLPAGRLLAAGLALSAAGELAMLGLAPDAHWWRLAPGLALSGAGSGLANAMLARLAVESVPADRAGMGSGANNTARYIGASVGVAVVGAIATGGGDGPSGLAHGTNVAMLASAVVALASAALAAALRPAPR
- a CDS encoding serine/threonine protein kinase codes for the protein MPEMKPLGPDDPEYVGDYRIIGRLGAGGQGSVYLAVDAEGRRVAVKRLHPHLAGNTWARTQFVKEARAAQRVRQFCTARVMAVATDESAPYVVSQFVEGRTLLEALDTDGPYEPLELERLAVSTLNALVAIHAAGIVHCDFKPGNIIVSPHGLRVIDFGIARALETLDPAISRQIGTPAYMAPEQIQMGEVGTHTDLFSWASTMVFAATGMPPFGHGDNGAAVMHRIVTTEPELEGVPQPLRTLVELAFAKDGRERPTASQTLLALLTDTRPHAEQTRADPPNHSPAAPTVTDRPKWRRTIAVSASAILLMVASVGAAVLLTDNERPVVPDRPKTWPLKMGEKVGSSGDGRGSISGPGEKDRYEFDFLHSGALNAVQFVALGTNKNRKPLYQPSLSFTLRDEHGQPVGQPYPNQFSDTTLKIDKPGRYQLEVTGTASVKNYSFLLQETAVHKLIVKASERLGGGHPDPWVGTLDHPGEEHEFTFRTPLLTTRLRFAVHGSCERSKIHWRLASNESGPQDGDFCDLGDQSFPVEAGGDQWTLTLATSSGNVSAVTNYDFSVELAFDLK
- a CDS encoding DHA2 family efflux MFS transporter permease subunit, with amino-acid sequence MDAEDRIDGPLARLIGVMMLGGFMALLDATIVNVGIGTLAAHFGAPLDTVEWTASAYMLTLAAAIPVSGWAVDRYGGRAVWLAGLALFTAGSLLCALAWDAGALIAFRVVQGLGGGLMEPTLLTVLARAAGPRRAGRTMALMSVPMTLGPILGPVAGGLINEYLPWRWMFLVNLPVGALAIALAVRSVPRGAPDGTARRPLDVLGLLLLSPGCVAVMYGLSQAATAGFGAPRVVAGIALGAALVLAYVVHALRPRVAPLVDLRLLSIRPYAASVAVMTLVGGVLFALLFLIPLYYQQVQGHGVLSAGLLLVPQGVGAFFGMPIAGRLSDRVGARALVPAGGAIVVLTTLAYTQAGTDTSPLWLGACSVLCGLGLGFIGAPTMASVYRSVPAESTSSATGTLYVLNQIGAALGITVVTLLLQDRVSDGASRAEAFGTAFWWMVLAAAVLVVAAFSLPGRPDRGAAIGSAVAEEPARDSAVS
- a CDS encoding MBL fold metallo-hydrolase codes for the protein MMAARIDHLVTSGTFSLDGGTWEVDNNVWIVGDDAEALVIDAAHDAGAIAEALGGRRLVAIVSTHGHDDHIDAAPELAARTGAPVLLHPDDLMLWERRHPGTTPDGELADGQVITVAGTDLTVLHTPGHSPGAVCLHAPALETVFSGDTLFQGGPGATGRSFSDFPTIIESIRGRLLTLPAGTVVRTGHGDPTTIGAEAPHLEEWVARGH
- a CDS encoding SPW repeat protein, which encodes MERFAWQDGVAFLAGLAALLAPGLWADDAGKQPLMVLGALLAAAGLYALLGAAGPTAWTATAFALLIFVAPWAFGFSGEDAGAWTAWIAGGVATIVGVWGATRARGGGEAAA
- a CDS encoding S-(hydroxymethyl)mycothiol dehydrogenase; protein product: MGQQVRGVVAPGRGEPVRIETVTIPDPGPGEAVVRIQACGVCHTDLHYREGGINDEFPFLLGHEAAGVVEAVGAGVGEVEPGDFVILNWRAVCGRCRACRRGRPWYCFDTHNAAQKMTLEDGTALSPALGIGAFADKTLVAAGQCTKVDPAAAPAAAGLLGCGVMAGLGAAINTGGVGRGDSVAVIGCGGVGAAAVLGARLAGAAKIIAIDLDERKLASATSLGATHTVHAADADVVEAVRDLTGGFGADVVIDAVGRPETYRQAFYARDLAGTVVLVGVPTPEMRLELPLLDVFGRGGSLKSSWYGDCLPSRDFPMLIDLYLQGRLDLDAFVSETITLDDVEAAFEKMHHGDVLRSVVLL
- a CDS encoding TetR/AcrR family transcriptional regulator, whose translation is MSAGEMTGERSRGRLDKRAAILDAALRVFSREGYERASIDMIAAEAGVAKPTIYNHLGGKENLFRQIMIDAARETSATFLAALEGFPGDPGDAGSLRDGLLAVAPRLVGCFHRPESWALQRLLYAESVRFPDLYATVRANGAGQIADALAGRLARLGNAGLLEIADPDRAAGHFIALLTHELVARSELGNRTISAEEQDTAVAEGIDAFLRAYSPR
- a CDS encoding TetR/AcrR family transcriptional regulator, with the protein product MSASGGTGTADSRTRILDAAEALFADRGYEASSTARIAGHAQVPKGLVFHYFPQKIDVLVALVDERTFVEELPDGAVEALPGDPAGTLSRLARRLPLHASPAMRRILFREADTHRSVRERLGRLNGEVFRRARHALELALPGARGDQARLEVAAATFTAVLIYQENLASLTGQHMDPDAVADLIARALGA
- a CDS encoding ATP-binding protein; the encoded protein is MDPGPALRFPAGSLVLVAGLPGAGKSTLLNRIYRLRGDETAPVPFGDVRVIDSRQSRNWWAPALRPLPPRLRTPLVHATHVWRIGRAVAAGHGVVAHTRGTWPHILHCFSWLARLRGGEVHLVLIDVDPETARAGQVARGRVVTGATFARHCRRWLPLVERARGGTLPPAAGVTVLDRDAADRLKVIRFG